Proteins found in one Miscanthus floridulus cultivar M001 chromosome 4, ASM1932011v1, whole genome shotgun sequence genomic segment:
- the LOC136552556 gene encoding uncharacterized protein, translating into MAAVTRGPAMVPAAGPGARAAAAAAAAAAAAAEEMRWRQLDSGVSAVSFGFVATAILVSMFLTMAILEHFLRPPAHAPGHAPPRGILRRLRLFLGRGGERGAAPGADLEAARKLQGHAPLEIPVYPKGVSVLMPGQDMPTFIAHPAPAPCPPERIRWPSHQSPPFTGSSSNPS; encoded by the exons ATGGCTGCCGTGACGCGCGGGCCGGCGATGGTCCCGGCGGCCGGGCCGGGGGCGAgagcggcggctgcggcggccgcggccgcggccgcggcggcggaggagatGCGGTGGCGGCAGCTAGACAGCGGCGTGAGCGCGGTGTCGTTCGGGTTCGTGGCCACCGCCATCCTCGTGTCCATGTTCCTCACCATGGCCATCCTCGAGCACTTCCTCCGCCCCCCGGCCCACGCGCCCGGGCACGCGCCGCCCCGGGggatcctccgccgcctccgcctcttcctcggccgcggcggcgagcgcggcgcCGCCCCCGGCGCGGATCTCGAGGCGGCGAGGAAGCTCCAAGGCCACGCGCCCCTCGAG ATACCTGTCTACCCCAAAGGTGTCTCAGTTCTGATGCCAGGGCAAGACATGCCAACGTTCATCGCGCATCCTGCCCCTGCTCCCTGCCCCCCAGAGAGGATCCGATGGCCATCACACCAGTCCCCTCCTTTCACTGGTTCCTCGTCAaaccctagttag